In a genomic window of Gadus macrocephalus chromosome 9, ASM3116895v1:
- the gabarapl2 gene encoding gamma-aminobutyric acid receptor-associated protein-like 2, protein MKWMFKEDHSLEHRCVESAKIRNKYPDRVPVIVEKVSGSQIVDIDKRKYLVPSDITVAQFMWIIRKRIQLPSEKAIFLFVDKTVPQSSLTMGQLYDKEKDEDGFLYVAYSGENTFGF, encoded by the exons ATGAAATGGATGTTTAAAGAGGATCATTCCCTCG AACACAGATGTGTGGAGTCAGCCAAAATACGCAACAAATACCCTGACAGAGTGCCG GTGATAGTGGAGAAGGTTTCCGGCTCACAGATTGTGGACATCGACAAGCGAAAGTATCTGGTTCCATCCGACATCACCGTGGCTCAGTTCATGTGGATCATCAGAAAACGCATTCAACTGCCCTCAGAGAAGGCCATCTTCCTCTTCGTCGACAAAACGGTGCCCCAGTCTAG CCTCACCATGGGCCAGCTGTACGACAAGGAGAAGGACGAGGACGGCTTCCTCTATGTGGCCTACAGCGGGGAGAACACCTTTGGTTTCTGA
- the adat1 gene encoding tRNA-specific adenosine deaminase 1, whose amino-acid sequence MWTADDVAKMCYERFDGLPKRGKPEPGREWTLLAGVVKVTQSVDSGKVEKEVVSLGTGTKCIGRTAMSSKGDVLNDSHAEVIARRGCVRYLTEQLRRAVCGQGSVVFCEAGEQGLWRLRPGVSFVFFTSHTPCGDASIIPMTDREVQPCPPVGSTDPPQGSNEVTAGGGTSKRKGDEPARRGQPCKQPRLEGPEREDGGHEPKGDKPHLQSSARGPTSSREPSKQAEATTNHPLPVPEQPENGGSDGARAPSGEDPAPAPDVHRTGAKCVPGTTADPRLPGVAYHSTGVLRVKPGRGEPTLSLSCSDKLARWGVLGFQGALLSHFLQGALYFSAVVVGRSAYEHQALLRALVVRCSHISDLPAGFSVSPPTLLQSSLEFSCSQAQTELRHQATQGRVGPCGAAISWCDVPGEPLDVTANGYKHGATKKALGTPKASSLLCKVELFHSFLSVVSATDPSHLPNSLRGKELRSYWDYKQASQAYQQAWQQLRMQAFPLWPRSDRDLLVFR is encoded by the exons ATGTGGACTGCCGATGATGTGGCAAAAATGTGCTACGAGCGTTTTGATGGACTTCCGAAGAGGGGCAAGCCTGAACCGGGGAGAGAGTGGACCCTGCTGGCCGGTGTTGTAAAAGTCACCCAGAGTGTCGACAGTGGGAAAG TTGAAAAGGAGGTGGTATCTTTAGGAACTGGGACAAAATGTATTGGCCGCACAGCCATGAGCTCCAAGG GTGATGTACTTAACGACAGTCATGCAGAAGTCATTGCCCGACGGGGATGTGTAAG GTACCTGACAGAGCAGCTGCGCCGGGCGGTGTGTGGCCAGGGCAGCGTGGTGTTCTGTGAGGCTGGGGAACAGGGGCTCTGGAGGCTGCGGCCGGGGGTCTCCTTTGTCTTCTTCACCAGTCACACACCCT GTGGAGACGCTTCCATCATCCCCATGACTGACCGAGAAGTTCAACCGTGTCCTCCTGTCGGATCCACTGATCCGCCTCAGGGATCCAATGAggtgacagcagggggcgggACCTCAAAAAGGAAAGGAGACGAGCCGGCGAGACGAGGACAACCCTGCAAACAGCCTCGTTTAGAGGGCCCGGAGAGGGAGGACGGCGGGCATGAGCCGAAAGGAGACAAGCCTCATTTGCAGTCATCCGCAAGGGGTCCAACATCAAGCAGGGAACCTTCCAAGCAAGCAGAAGCCACAACCAACCACCCACTCCCTGTCCCAGAGCAGCCAGAGAACGGGGGCTCAGACGGTGCTCGGGCCCCCAGCGGAGAGGACCCGGCTCCGGCCCCGGACGTCCACAGAACGGGGGCCAAGTGCGTCCCAGGGACCACCGCAGACCCCCGCCTGCCCGGAGTGGCCTACCACAGCACGGGGGTGCTGCGTGTGAAGCCAGGCCGCGGGGAGCCCACCCTGTCCCTCTCCTGCAGCGACAAGCTGGCCCGCTGGGGCGTGCTGGGCTTCCAGGGTGCACTGCTGTCCCACTTCCTGCAAGGGGCGCTGTACTTCAGCGCAGTAGTGGTGGGGAGGAGTGCCTATGAACACCAGGCTCTGCTGCGGGCTCTGGTTGTCAG gtgCTCCCACATATCGGACCTCCCTGCAGGCTTCTCGGTGTCTCCCCCCACGCTGCTCCAGTCCAGCCTGGAGTTCTCCTGCAGCCAAGCCCAGACGGAGCTGCGCCACCAGGCCACACAGGGCAGGGTGGGCCCCTGCGGGGCAG CGATTAGCTGGTGTGATGTGCCTGGTGAACCACTAGATGTCACTGCTAACGGATACAAGCACGGCGCCACCAAAAAAGCCCTGGGCACGCCTAAGGCAAG TTCTCTCCTCTGTAAAGTGGAGCTGTTCCATTCCTTCCTGTCTGTCGTGTCTGCCACCGACCCATCCCACCTGCCTAACTCTCTCAG agGGAAGGAGCTGAGGAGCTACTGGGACTATAAGCAGGCATCTCAGGCCTACCAGCAAGCCTGGCAGCAGCTCCGCATGCAGGCCTTCCCTTTGTGGCCGCGCAGTGACAGAGACCTTCTGGTGTTCCGGTAA
- the tmem231 gene encoding transmembrane protein 231, which produces MAFYEVYSHPALIRYKTSVCTKATLFLVVVLCLTYISPLLVAYRSQGFWIKRSSYEEQPVVRFQYQTIFVASTNTKGDYVAWSTFSSFNNMLGPNLRIPTISVQEQDQNQDGKLDRLILEVQLPLKPEEEVYSVQLLLTFSYQLFRMSTVVMQSLAYIQHSSPVPGAQLFVAGDLRLQQRVPLPHRGLYNVYNVSVIDGSSPFASAYNLVNIIKAYQERNLTTTFSCPSPVWTVGRATGSPFKLSTEIRYPLEVISYRPGFWETIKGAWIQYVSVLLVFLWVFTRIQTFVFQNQVLPSLPVPMVKLHPL; this is translated from the exons ATGGCTTTCTATGAAGTCTATTCTCATCCGGCTTTGATTCGGTACAAAACCAGCGTTTGCACGAAGGCAACGTTGTTTctggttgttgttttgtgtcttACATACATTTCACCTCTACTGGTTGCTTACAGAAGCCAAG GTTTCTGGATCAAGAGGAGCTCCTATGAGGAGCAGCCTGTTGTGAGGTTCCAGTATCAAACTATTTTTGTTGCATCGACCAACACCAAGGGAGACTATGTAGCCTGGAGTACTTTTTCCAGTTTTAACAACATGCTTGGGCCCAACCTCCGTATTCCTACAATATCA gTTCAGGAGCAGGACCAGAACCAGGATGGCAAGTTGGACCGTCTAATCTTGGAAGTGCAGCTCCCTCTCAAGCCCGAGGAGGAGGTGTACAGCGTGCAGCTGCTCCTCACATTCAGCTACCAGCTCTTT AGGATGTCCACTGTGGTGATGCAAAGCCTGGCCTACATCCAGCACTCCTCTCCGGTTCCTGGAGCCCAGCTGTTTGTCGCCGGAGACCTGAGGTTACAGCAGAGAGTCCCGCTGCCTCACCGCGGCCTCTACAACGTTTACAAC GTATCAGTGATTGATGGCTCCAGTCCATTTGCCAGTGCATACAATCTGGTCAATATAATCAAGGCCTATCAGGAACGAAATC TGACCACGACCTTCTCATGCCCAAGCCCAGTATGGACCGTAGGAAGAGCAACCGGCTCCCCTTTCAAGCTCAGCACTGAGATACGCTACCCTCTGGAAGTCATCAG CTACCGACCTGGGTTCTGGGAGACCATCAAGGGGGCCTGGATCCAGTACGTGAGCGTGCTGCTCGTCTTCCTCTGGGTCTTCACTCGCATCCAGACCTTTGTGTTCCAGAACCAGGTCCTTCCCTCCCTGCCGGTCCCCATGGTGAAGCTTCATCCTCTGTGA